Proteins encoded within one genomic window of Myxococcaceae bacterium JPH2:
- a CDS encoding acyl-CoA carboxylase subunit beta has protein sequence MANDVKLLEKIAQVEKGGAEKYHAKNKEAGKLFARERIRLLVDAGSFVEDAKLANNVDPELPSDGVIIGVGRVAGRTVAIMANDSTVKAGSWGARTVEKILRIQETARSLRCPLLYLVDSAGARITDQVEMFPGRRGAGRIFYNEVHMSGFVPQICLLFGPSAAGGAYIPAFCDLVIMVDGNASMYLGSPRMAEMVIGEKVTLEEMGGAKMHCSISGCGDVLVKTEEEAITAAKQYLGYFPENFSQTPPRAELKAPKASGKTVDEIIPADQNKPFDMHALIGELIDEGSWFEVKKLFAQEIITGLARIGGRPVGIVANQPKYKGGVLFVDSADKAARFIWLCDAFNIPLLYLADVPGFMIGTKVERAGIIRAGAKMISAVSEASVPRICVVVRKAYGAGLYAMSGPGFAPDATLALPQAMIAVMGPEAAVNAVYFNKIQELPEAERPAYVQKLRDEYRADVDIYKLASELVIDEIVPGQQLRDQLLRRYELYSQRHAPRAEKKHGVYPV, from the coding sequence ATGGCCAACGACGTGAAGCTGCTCGAGAAGATTGCCCAGGTCGAGAAGGGCGGAGCCGAGAAGTACCACGCGAAGAACAAGGAGGCGGGCAAGCTCTTTGCTCGCGAGCGCATCCGCCTGCTCGTGGACGCGGGCTCGTTCGTCGAGGACGCCAAGCTCGCCAACAACGTGGACCCCGAGCTGCCCTCGGACGGCGTCATCATCGGCGTGGGCCGCGTGGCCGGTCGCACCGTCGCCATCATGGCGAACGACTCCACGGTGAAGGCCGGGAGCTGGGGCGCGCGCACGGTGGAGAAGATCCTCCGCATCCAGGAGACCGCGCGCTCGCTGCGCTGTCCGCTGCTGTACCTGGTGGACTCGGCGGGCGCTCGCATCACGGACCAGGTGGAGATGTTCCCCGGTCGCCGCGGCGCGGGCCGCATCTTCTACAACGAAGTGCACATGTCCGGCTTCGTGCCGCAGATCTGCCTGCTCTTCGGGCCTTCCGCCGCGGGTGGCGCGTACATCCCCGCGTTCTGCGATCTGGTCATCATGGTGGACGGCAACGCCTCCATGTACCTGGGCAGCCCGCGCATGGCGGAGATGGTCATTGGCGAGAAGGTCACGCTGGAGGAGATGGGCGGCGCGAAGATGCACTGCTCCATCTCCGGCTGCGGCGACGTGCTGGTGAAGACCGAGGAGGAGGCCATCACCGCCGCCAAGCAGTACCTCGGCTACTTCCCGGAGAACTTCAGCCAGACGCCGCCCCGCGCTGAACTCAAGGCGCCCAAGGCGAGCGGCAAGACGGTGGATGAGATCATCCCCGCGGATCAGAACAAGCCCTTCGACATGCACGCCCTCATCGGCGAGCTCATCGACGAGGGGAGCTGGTTCGAGGTGAAGAAGCTCTTCGCCCAGGAGATCATCACGGGCCTCGCGCGCATCGGCGGGCGCCCGGTGGGCATCGTGGCCAACCAGCCCAAGTACAAGGGCGGGGTGCTGTTCGTGGACAGCGCGGACAAGGCCGCCCGCTTCATCTGGCTCTGCGACGCGTTCAACATCCCGCTGCTGTACCTGGCGGACGTGCCCGGCTTCATGATCGGCACCAAGGTGGAGCGCGCCGGCATCATCCGCGCGGGCGCGAAGATGATCTCCGCGGTGTCCGAGGCGAGCGTGCCGCGCATCTGCGTGGTGGTGCGCAAGGCCTACGGCGCTGGCCTGTACGCCATGAGCGGCCCGGGCTTCGCGCCGGACGCCACCCTGGCGCTGCCCCAGGCGATGATCGCCGTCATGGGCCCCGAGGCCGCCGTGAACGCGGTCTACTTCAACAAGATCCAGGAGCTGCCGGAGGCCGAGCGGCCCGCCTACGTCCAGAAGCTGCGCGACGAGTACCGGGCGGACGTGGACATCTACAAGCTGGCCAGCGAGCTGGTCATCGACGAGATCGTCCCGGGCCAGCAGCTCCGCGACCAGCTCCTCCGGCGCTACGAGCTGTACTCCCAGCGCCACGCGCCCCGCGCCGAGAAGAAGCACGGCGTCTATCCCGTCTGA
- a CDS encoding YtxH domain-containing protein: MFESKKAKWMAKGVAKSDLYRRYLAHKLLNQFPRYAKSKWDDFDPDDALHHIGLTTYRPGRSGLGGLGLFVLGAAVGSVVGLMMAPRPGTELRTTVKDKAMGYLNKQGVTLGSEKTASA; encoded by the coding sequence ATGTTCGAATCGAAGAAAGCCAAGTGGATGGCCAAGGGGGTCGCCAAGAGCGACCTGTATCGCCGCTACCTCGCCCACAAGCTGCTCAACCAGTTCCCCCGCTACGCGAAGTCCAAGTGGGACGACTTCGATCCGGATGATGCGCTGCATCATATCGGACTGACCACCTACCGGCCGGGGCGCTCGGGGCTGGGCGGGCTGGGGCTCTTCGTACTCGGGGCGGCGGTGGGCAGCGTGGTGGGCCTGATGATGGCGCCGCGGCCCGGCACCGAGCTGCGCACCACCGTCAAGGACAAGGCGATGGGCTATCTCAACAAGCAGGGCGTGACGCTGGGCTCGGAGAAGACCGCCAGCGCCTGA
- a CDS encoding enoyl-CoA hydratase/isomerase family protein → MPEFKVDARGAIEIWTIDGESRRNAVSRAMLREMGEMVTRVSTGRQVRAVIITGAGDKAFCAGADLKERAGMSEDEVRAFLDGLRVTLRAVEQSDCVFIAALNGAALGGGTELALACDLRVAAPAAELGLTEVKLGIIPGGGGTQRLTRLIGPGRAKDLILTARRLNAAEAFSIGLVNRLAPEGHLLEVAFQLAEAVVANAPIAVSTAKHAIDEGLGLELGDALALELRKYEEVLKTEDRLEGLRAFAEKRAPVYQGR, encoded by the coding sequence ATGCCGGAATTCAAGGTCGACGCCCGGGGGGCCATCGAGATCTGGACCATCGACGGGGAGAGCCGTCGCAACGCCGTCAGCCGCGCCATGCTCCGCGAGATGGGCGAGATGGTGACGCGCGTGTCCACGGGCCGCCAGGTGCGCGCCGTCATCATCACGGGCGCGGGCGACAAGGCCTTCTGCGCGGGCGCGGACCTCAAGGAGCGGGCCGGAATGAGCGAGGACGAGGTGCGCGCCTTCCTCGACGGCCTGCGCGTCACGCTGCGCGCGGTGGAGCAGAGCGACTGCGTCTTCATCGCCGCCCTCAACGGCGCGGCCCTGGGAGGCGGCACCGAGCTGGCCCTGGCGTGCGACCTGCGCGTGGCGGCCCCCGCCGCGGAGCTGGGCCTCACCGAGGTGAAGCTGGGCATCATCCCGGGCGGAGGCGGCACCCAGCGGCTCACGCGCCTGATTGGCCCCGGCCGCGCCAAGGACCTCATCCTGACCGCTCGGCGCCTCAACGCCGCCGAGGCCTTCAGCATCGGCCTGGTGAACCGGCTCGCGCCCGAGGGACACCTGCTGGAGGTGGCCTTCCAGCTCGCCGAGGCCGTGGTGGCCAACGCCCCCATCGCCGTCTCCACCGCCAAGCACGCCATCGACGAGGGCCTCGGCCTGGAGCTGGGCGACGCGCTCGCGCTGGAGCTGCGCAAGTACGAAGAGGTCCTCAAGACGGAGGACCGCCTCGAGGGCCTGCGTGCCTTCGCCGAGAAGCGCGCCCCCGTCTACCAGGGGCGCTGA
- a CDS encoding TIM44-like domain-containing protein: MRPCPSASTRILRRARCSPGLLSLVALAVPLLAWARGGGGEHYTRPSQSEDHDGGGGGGGLPIYLLFRIVQLVFMYPKVMIPLIVIGGAFYWLYQRNLHPTATTRRALEQREAEVRTQVSPRDVQGWVNALKLKDPAFEPEALLGKVRWLFMELQQSWFRRDMTPVRPFLSDATWQRFNVQLQLMEAQGVRDAITDIEVLGLQLIGLHQSEWYDSVLVRVHARMRDTDVPANHTEAQAEAAARRAPLEPFTEVWTFVRKPGAKTRIGEDLYQGKCPNCGAPYQGGASNRCEFCQAVVNSGNYDWTLAEITQGVEHVRYHTTVDGLREARQVDPALNLEMLEDRASLLFWKWIDAQSRGDARRLGKVAQPAAVGKLGGELDALAKQGRRRVFLECAVGAVDVRALEVHAGDMDRAQVEIRWSARMGVGPVNEAPPPLPTVPQRWVFTLVRQHGATTNTANGMSTDRCPQCNAPLTDSAATSCEFCGAELGTGARDWVLASALPFESWNAREDERFRDTQRARGPLPRPGGAAVAPSAGARAVTDVRERERLLYMMAAIAAADGEVSPAERRMLKLCSERWGVAWANVEMALGAGPQLFERLLPRGSPEAEVFLRHIVDIALVDGRIDRKERRMLETAAAHLGLEAQLTQMLDGH; encoded by the coding sequence ATGCGTCCGTGTCCCTCCGCCTCGACCCGCATCCTCCGTCGGGCCCGCTGCTCGCCCGGCCTGCTCTCCCTGGTGGCGCTGGCCGTGCCCCTGCTCGCATGGGCCCGTGGCGGTGGCGGCGAGCACTACACGCGCCCCAGCCAGAGCGAGGATCACGACGGCGGCGGTGGAGGCGGCGGGCTCCCCATCTACCTGTTGTTCCGGATCGTCCAACTCGTCTTCATGTACCCGAAGGTGATGATCCCGCTGATCGTCATCGGCGGCGCCTTCTACTGGCTCTATCAGCGCAACCTGCACCCCACCGCCACGACGCGCCGAGCGCTGGAGCAGCGTGAGGCCGAGGTGCGCACGCAGGTCTCCCCGCGCGACGTGCAGGGCTGGGTCAACGCGCTCAAGCTGAAGGACCCCGCCTTCGAGCCCGAGGCCCTGCTGGGCAAGGTGCGCTGGCTCTTCATGGAGCTGCAGCAGTCCTGGTTCCGCCGAGACATGACGCCGGTGCGACCGTTCCTCTCGGACGCGACGTGGCAGCGCTTCAACGTGCAGCTCCAGCTCATGGAAGCCCAGGGCGTGCGGGACGCCATCACCGACATCGAGGTGCTCGGCCTCCAGCTCATCGGGCTGCACCAGAGCGAGTGGTACGACAGCGTCCTCGTGCGCGTGCACGCGCGGATGCGAGACACGGACGTGCCCGCCAACCACACCGAGGCCCAGGCCGAGGCCGCCGCGCGCCGTGCCCCCTTGGAGCCGTTCACCGAGGTCTGGACCTTCGTGCGCAAGCCCGGGGCGAAGACGCGCATCGGAGAGGACCTGTACCAGGGCAAGTGCCCCAACTGCGGCGCGCCCTACCAGGGCGGCGCGAGCAACCGCTGTGAGTTCTGCCAGGCGGTGGTGAACTCCGGCAACTACGACTGGACGCTCGCGGAGATCACCCAGGGCGTGGAGCACGTGCGCTACCACACGACGGTGGACGGCCTGCGCGAGGCTCGGCAGGTGGACCCCGCGCTCAACCTCGAGATGCTGGAGGACCGGGCCTCGCTCCTGTTCTGGAAGTGGATCGACGCCCAGAGCCGAGGCGACGCGCGCCGGTTGGGCAAGGTGGCGCAGCCTGCGGCCGTCGGGAAGCTGGGCGGGGAACTCGACGCGCTCGCGAAGCAGGGCCGGCGTCGCGTGTTCCTGGAGTGCGCGGTGGGCGCGGTGGACGTGCGCGCGCTGGAGGTGCACGCGGGCGACATGGATCGCGCCCAGGTGGAGATCCGCTGGAGCGCGCGCATGGGCGTGGGTCCGGTGAACGAGGCCCCGCCGCCGCTGCCCACCGTGCCGCAGCGCTGGGTCTTCACGCTCGTCCGCCAGCACGGGGCGACGACGAACACCGCCAACGGCATGTCGACGGACCGCTGCCCCCAGTGCAACGCGCCGCTCACCGACAGCGCCGCCACGTCCTGCGAGTTCTGCGGCGCCGAGCTGGGCACTGGCGCCCGGGACTGGGTGCTCGCCTCCGCCCTGCCCTTCGAGTCGTGGAACGCGCGCGAGGACGAGCGCTTCCGCGACACGCAGCGCGCCCGCGGACCGCTCCCGCGTCCGGGTGGCGCGGCGGTGGCACCCAGCGCGGGGGCTCGCGCGGTGACGGATGTGCGGGAGCGCGAGCGCCTGCTCTACATGATGGCCGCCATCGCGGCCGCGGATGGCGAAGTGAGCCCGGCAGAGCGACGCATGCTGAAGCTGTGCTCGGAGCGCTGGGGCGTGGCGTGGGCCAACGTGGAGATGGCCCTGGGCGCCGGTCCGCAGCTCTTCGAGCGCCTCCTGCCCCGAGGCAGCCCCGAGGCCGAGGTCTTCCTGCGGCACATCGTGGACATCGCGCTCGTGGATGGCCGCATCGACCGGAAGGAGCGGCGCATGCTGGAGACGGCCGCCGCGCACCTCGGGCTGGAGGCCCAGCTCACGCAGATGCTGGACGGGCACTGA
- a CDS encoding hydroxymethylglutaryl-CoA lyase, with protein sequence MAPNEHPRSPVALLGQLPRRVDVYEVGPRDGLQNELRTLPTRDKARLIDALVASGEKRIEVTSFVSPKWIPQLADAEELMKLVGRREGVVFSALVPNLKGLERAKEAGLQEAAVFISASEAHSKKNINKTIAEALAGAREVTAAALKAGLRVRGYLSTVWGCPYEGHVPIERVVDICRQLADAGIYQLSLGDTIGVGTPRQTGEILEALLRHIPVEKLALHLHDTRGTALANTLVGLTAGVTTFDASIGGLGGCPYAPGAAGNLATEDAVFMLHGMGVETGIDLDKLVEAGEIAQELIGRKLAGKYLQAALGEREKKASRRAQT encoded by the coding sequence ATGGCGCCGAACGAACATCCCCGGAGTCCCGTGGCGCTGCTGGGGCAGCTGCCTCGCCGGGTGGACGTGTACGAAGTGGGCCCGCGCGACGGCCTCCAGAACGAGCTGCGGACGCTGCCCACGCGCGACAAGGCTCGGCTCATCGACGCGCTCGTCGCCTCGGGCGAGAAGCGCATCGAGGTGACGTCGTTCGTGTCACCCAAGTGGATTCCGCAGCTCGCGGACGCCGAGGAGCTGATGAAGCTCGTCGGGCGGCGCGAGGGCGTGGTGTTCTCCGCGTTGGTGCCCAACCTCAAGGGCCTGGAGCGCGCGAAGGAGGCGGGTCTCCAGGAGGCCGCGGTCTTCATCTCCGCGTCCGAGGCCCACTCGAAGAAGAACATCAACAAGACCATCGCCGAGGCCCTGGCGGGCGCGCGCGAGGTGACGGCGGCGGCCCTCAAGGCGGGCCTGCGCGTGCGCGGCTACCTCTCCACCGTCTGGGGCTGCCCCTACGAGGGCCACGTTCCCATCGAGCGCGTGGTGGACATCTGCCGCCAGCTCGCGGACGCCGGCATCTACCAGCTCAGCCTGGGCGACACGATTGGCGTGGGGACGCCGCGACAGACAGGGGAGATCCTGGAGGCGCTCTTGCGCCACATCCCCGTGGAGAAGCTGGCGCTCCACCTGCACGACACGCGCGGCACCGCGCTGGCCAACACCCTGGTGGGGCTGACCGCGGGCGTGACGACGTTCGATGCGAGCATCGGCGGGCTGGGCGGCTGTCCCTATGCGCCGGGCGCGGCCGGAAACCTGGCCACCGAGGACGCGGTCTTCATGCTCCACGGCATGGGCGTGGAGACGGGCATCGACCTGGACAAGCTGGTGGAGGCCGGGGAGATCGCCCAGGAGCTGATCGGCCGCAAGCTCGCGGGCAAGTACCTGCAGGCGGCATTGGGTGAGCGGGAGAAGAAGGCCTCCCGCCGCGCCCAGACCTGA
- a CDS encoding class I SAM-dependent methyltransferase → MGFFGELYLRSTLPFLSEPVTAREADYLASVFASVPGPVVDLGCGHGRHAARLNASGPLAGRVLGLELDPLSLAMRRRGFPAVRGDLLALPFRAASLGGAYAWYSTLFAFSDEAHVRLLREVARVLRPGGTLVFQTVPAERLAASPSAAFTRRLPDGSVLEEESHFDAVRGRDVGRRTLTLADGRVLSASYAIRYYPLAELTQLLESTGFSTAWVHGGLEGEPPTPESTELIVGAVLRHG, encoded by the coding sequence GTGGGGTTCTTTGGCGAGCTGTACCTGCGCAGCACGTTGCCCTTCCTGTCCGAGCCCGTCACCGCGCGCGAGGCGGACTACCTCGCGTCCGTGTTCGCCTCGGTGCCGGGGCCGGTGGTGGATCTGGGCTGTGGCCATGGTCGCCATGCGGCTCGGCTGAACGCCTCGGGCCCGCTGGCGGGACGCGTGCTCGGGCTGGAGTTGGATCCGCTATCCCTGGCCATGCGCCGGCGGGGCTTCCCGGCGGTGCGGGGGGACCTGCTCGCGCTGCCGTTTCGCGCCGCGTCGCTGGGGGGCGCCTATGCCTGGTACTCGACACTGTTCGCGTTCTCGGACGAGGCGCACGTGCGGCTCTTGCGCGAGGTGGCCCGAGTGCTCCGGCCCGGCGGCACGCTGGTGTTTCAAACCGTCCCGGCCGAGCGGCTGGCGGCTTCGCCAAGCGCGGCATTCACACGGCGGTTACCGGATGGGAGTGTCCTGGAAGAGGAGAGCCACTTCGACGCGGTGCGTGGCCGCGATGTGGGGCGACGCACCTTGACCTTGGCGGATGGGCGCGTGCTGTCCGCGTCCTATGCCATCCGCTACTATCCCCTTGCGGAACTGACGCAACTGTTGGAAAGCACGGGGTTTTCGACGGCGTGGGTGCACGGCGGGCTGGAGGGCGAGCCACCGACCCCCGAATCGACCGAGCTCATCGTGGGAGCAGTGCTTCGACATGGCTGA